GAATTAGCATTTTTACGCTTCTAAATGATCCCGACACTGAATTTGATTTCCTGAGTATAAGGTGGGGTCTATGAGAAGCTGTTGCCCACGGAAGAAGTTTTCTCTCGGGCGCTGTACACATTCGACATCGGCCAGAACGACCTCACGGCCGGTTACTTCCTGAACATGTCCACGAACGAAGTAAAAGCATACATACCCGATTTGCTCGGACAATTCAAGAACGTTGTCTCGGTTGGTGTACTAGATATACCTTGTGATCCATTTGAGTGCGAGTATTCTCATTACTAAAATGTAACCCGCACTGCGCAGCACATATATGGCGAAGGGGGGAGGTACTTCTGGATACACAACACGGGCCCCTTCGGTTGCCTCCCGTACGTGATGGAGCGGATCCCGATCCTGGTGTCGCAAGTCGACCGCGCAGGCTGCGCAGCCCCATTCAACGAAGTGGCGCGGCATTTCAACCGCGGATTGAAGGAAGTCGTGACCCAATTGAGGAAGGAACTGCCGTTGGCTGCCATCACCTATGTGGACGTTTACGCGGTCAAATACGCCCTGATCAGCAAACCCGTGAAGTACGGTAAGTATCGAGCGACCCATGAAGCATCCAGCATCGACCGATTCCCATCGATGACTAACGTCTGTCGTGGAAATGCAGGATTCAAGCAACCGTTGAGGGCGTGCTGTGGCCACGGAGGGAAGTACAACTTCGACATGCACATGGGCTGCGGCTCGAAGATCACGGTGGGCGGGAAGGAAGTGTTGGTGGGAAATTCCTGTAAAGACCCATCAGTTTATGTGAACTGGGATGGCTACCATTACACTGAAGCAGCCAACAAGCAGATCTTCGATCACATCGTGGGCGGTTCGTTTTCTGACCCGCCCGTTCCATTGAACAAGGCTTGTCACAGGCTTCCCTCTCCCTGAGTCGTCACCCTCTGGATCGAGTTCTCACCTTGTTCCAGGTGGGTTGTTGACTCGAGATAAGATTCTTTTTTGATTTCCAACGATCTTGTCGGAGCTGCTTCCCGAATAACTGCAGTGTAATGAGACATTTAATTCAATAGGTTGCACAGAATAATGTATTGCTAGACTATCCTGAAATGGGCTCTCTTGGGTTGGAAGAAAATGAACGGAACGCGACATCAAACATTGAACAGTGACCAGGTTAGAGTGAACGTCGAGCATCGGAAGACAATGATGTGAATGGAAATTCCAAGAGGATTCCTTAGGTGTTCGTGGAACACCATGCCATGGCCTCATGTGGTCTGTTAGTGGTTGGCATGTCATGATCGGCATATATCGAAACGGTGATGTCGGCCTTGGGGGAATCTATGCATCCAACCTAAAGAATGTCCCCATGCTTCGGCATGTGAACCAGTAGATATcggaatcctaattcaaattcaagacCTTATGTCTCTCAAAACATCATTCATCTCGATCTTATGAATCATTCAGCTCTCAATTCTCTCGAAACATTCTTTCATGCTAAATTCAATATGAAATGGTTTGGTAGCTTTTGTGTCACATCCCAAATCCTATAGGGATGAGGGATTGACACGGtcattctttttcgaaaagatGCAGCCTCAACTATACTCAAAATATCTAGCTCCCAAAAGTTCCTGTGATGATGCTCTCGTTCTAACGCTACTAACTGAGGAACGTGAAAAACatgataagaaaaaataatgagCTAATATGGATCAAGCAATTACTTTGCATATTTAAATACAAACATAACTCACTTTTGCCAAATCTAAAAATTTAGCAAACCTTCAAGATCGAAAtgtaatatttcttattttagcaTAATATGTTCAAAGTAGAAATATTCAAGATTATAAGAAATAAACATTACTGGTCCAGCCCATTGatcaatatcacaaaaaacaaaacaataatcCATTTCATTGACTAATCTCATGTCACACATTTATGGTCTATCCCATTAATCTATCTTATATGAAACCACACATCAATGGTCCATTTATTGACCAATCTTTTGCTTAATATCAATTCATGGTCATGACACAACACCTTGTGATAAGATGACCAAGATTCTCTCCTAATAAGATCTCTACCTATTATTAACTGGTGACTCAGCCCACAAGAATATCCTAGATTAGTATGCATATACCCACAAATCCCTTACTGGGATCACGGCGATATTAAACATCAATATCAATTCACAATATCATCTACAATCCATTAAGCTAAATCCAAAAATCATTACAATACATTTCAAAAATCAACCGCATAACTTTTAGCAAATCAACTTATCTGCagaaatacttttcataaaacattctcAAATCACTTCAAGACTCGTTTCATAAGCTAGCTTTATAAACTAAATCTaatcaaatgcatgtcataaAACATTTCACAAACcgatatatatgtgtgtgtattcACGAAACAACTCTCACATCATTTACAAATACTAAAACATAGTAAATGCTTGATCcaaattttatgtaataaacatgcttattcataactcataatatatcaaatctcgatcattttaaaaacataattttaCAAATTCTTAGAAGAAATTGTATTATTCACTTGagaaaagttgaaaaccaaTCTACGGTAGTCATTCGAGCTAACGCACTTGCATACCCATCAATTAATCAAAAACGATATTAAAAACTTAGTAATACACAACTCTAACGAATGACTCGACTAAACCATGTTCAACCGTCGACGTATCAACTCCTAAACACTACAAAGAAGCTCATTTATGGTGAACATTTGTCTTTCACCGTTACGCCGATTATATCCATTACGCATAACCTGCATGCAAAACTTTGCAATTTCATGTACTACGAAATCGAGTTTCTGTCCACTGCCTTGACTTCATGTTAGATGAGTGGAGAAGAACCAATGAAGATGGGctgagattgtctataaaagaCATGGGCCTGGGTTTAATTGGCCCATGTATTACATTTCGAAACATCCGGAAAGGATATGCGTGATCTTATATTGCCAAAAAACACGCAATCCGCGGAAACATTGCCAAAAAATGAGCTGATCTTCATAGATAGTTTTGCCCCATCTTAGCAGTAAGAAATAATGCTCGAGGCGGTTACCTTTTTAGCCCCGGTTTCTATTATATAAAAAGCTCGCATCTACAAAAGGATACGGATAATGAAGACACCTCAATGCAATGAAAGATATTCAACATAAAGCAGAATCCTCTTCTAATTGGAACGCACCATATCCTTGCCTATTGCCGCATTCAGTATTCCAAACCGAAGAACTTACCAACCTTATAACATGGTAAAACAATCACAGAAGTTATCCTCCACGACAGCTTCACCACGAGTCCTTATCCAAATGAAAAGTCACATTTTCATCTCTGTCCGTCCAAAACGATGCCATCATTGCCTTGAAAGTGACAAAAGAGAGCCGCGTGAACGATTGATTTGATCCAACCACATTATATAAAGCGCTGCCCTTTTCAAGTCTCGTCCAATTTCCAACGCCACGCTCCTTCACTTTGCACACTCGTCCCCACTAGGAGAAAACaaattctttctctcttctttctcggtTGAGGTCTCGCTCGGTCTCGCCATGGAGGCTAGACGTTCGTTCGGTGGCTTCTTCGCCGTGTTGGTGCTGTCTAGTTTGGTTGGGAGTGCGAGGTTGGCTTTGCCTCGTGTGATTTCCCGGCGATATTCAACTTTGGAGACTCGAACTCCGACACCGGCGGCCTCTCGGCAGTGTTCGGCCAGGCGCCGCCGCCTCATGGGGAGACTCACTTCCGCAGGCCTGTCGGGCGGTACTCTGACGGCCGCCTCGTGGTTGACTTTATAGGTACCGATCTAGATGCCTCTCTcgtgatgttttattttttactctGCTCAAAATTAGGCTGCTTCCTGGATGGACAGACTTTCTTTAAGAAGTCAAATGTACACATTTATTGTAgtaagaaaaacaagaaaacaagtcGTGATATTGGTTCCCCGTGTGACATCATAGAATGATTAAGATTCAAAGAAGGGTGGATGAGATTTAAAATATGGTTCTATTAGGCAACGTGAATACTATGCGATTCCACCAAATGAAGGCATGAAGCCCGGCTTTCGCGTAGAACAGGCCATCATAAATAGAACATAGCCAAAAGCAATTTAGCAGAAAGCGACATGGGTAGTATGTAGAAAAATCAATCGTGTCCTCGTGGGAATAAAGTAATGATCACACGAGCATGTTCAAGCAAAGTAGATGCACAAAATCCACCGACGAATCTTTTGTCAGGACATGAATCCAAAGTTTCCCTTGGTCCCCATGGTCACGGAAAGCGACTTGCAGACATTGATGTTAATGGCGTAGTGCAGAGCACTTCAATAGTGGGCCTGAGGAAATTATTGGCATGGGATTTGAACTAgtatttcttttatcttccaGTTTTTGGACAGGATtcccggtttttttttttttattattattattattattattattattattttattttatttttattttggcgaTATAGGTCAGATGGAGTTTCATGATCAAACAGAGGATTCTTATGTGATCCTCCATCGGCTAACTTACAAATGTGTTGATTCAgcattgaattgaattttctccagaagaagtaatgaaaggtgtttgtgtgtgtgtttgtgtgtgtgtgtgtgtgtgtgtgtgtgtgtgtctggTTCTTTTCAGCTCAAAGCTTTGGATTGCCCTATTTGAGCGCGTACTTGGACGCGGTCGGGTCAAACTTCAGTCACGGAGCCAACTTCGCGACCGCTGGTTCGACCATTAGACCACAGAACACGACTCTCCACCAGTCGGGGTTCAGTCCCATCTCCCTGGACGTTCAGTTCAACGAGTTCTATGAGTTCCGCCGCCGATCGCAAGTTGCCCGCACCCGAGGTATAAGAATCTTAAATCTCAAGGAATTTTGATATCCTAAAACAGGACCGAATCATCTGTATAAGAGTCAAACGGCTCGCAACTAGCGCCATTGTAGATGATGCATTAGCATTTTCACTTCTAAGTGATCCTGTCACTGAATTTTATTTCTCGAGTATAAGGTGGGGTCTATGAGAAGCTGTTGCCCAAGGAAGAGGTTTTCTCTCGGGCACTGTACACATTTGACATCGGCCAGAACGACCTCACGGCCGGTTACTTCCTGAACATGTCCACGAGCGAAGTAAAAGCATACATACCCGATGTGCTTGGACAATTCAAGAACATCGTCTCGGTCAGTGTACTAGATATACCTTGTGATCCATTTGAGTGCGAGTATTCTCATTACTAAAATGTAACCCGCACTGCGCAGTATATATATGGCGAAGGAGGGAGGTACTTCTGGATACACAACACCGGCCCGGTCGGTTGCCTCCCTTACGTGATGGAGCGGATCCCAATCCTGGTGTCGCAAGTCGACCGTGCAGGCTGCGCGTCCCCGTTCAACGAAGTGGCGCGGCATTTCAACCGCGGATTGAAGGAAGTCGTGACCCAATTGAGGAAGGAACTGCCGTTGGCTGCCATCACCTATGTGGACGTTTACGCAGTCAAATACGCCCTGATCAGCCAACCCGAGAAGTACGGTAAGTATCGAGCGACCCATGAAACATCCAGCATCAGCCGATTCCGATCGATGACCAACGTCTGTCGTGGAAATGCAGGATTCAAGCAACCGTTGAGGACGTGCTGCGGCTTCGGAGGGAAGTACAACTTCAACATCCACATGGGCTGCGGCGCGAAGATCACGGTGCGCGGGAAGGAGGTGTTGGTGGGAAATTCCTGTGAAGACCCGTCAGTTTACGTGAACTGGGATGGCGTCCATTACACTGAAGCAGCCAACAAGCAGATCTTCGATCACATCGTGGGCGGTTCGTTTTCTGACCCGCCTGTTCCATTGAACAAGGCTTGTCAGAAGCGTCCCTCTCACTGAGTCGTCGCCAGCCTTATGAATCGAGTTCTCACCTTGCTAGATTCTTTCTTGGTTGCCCTTCTGATCCTCTTGTCTTAGCTGCTCAATTTGCAAATTTGAGGATCAGATTTtgctctctctctatctctcttttctGTCAATTCTCTTAAAGACGAAAGGGATGAAATGAAAGTTCACGAGAGAGTGATTGAATAACAAAATGACCGACAGCAAGAATGACCCAACCTTGCCCAATCTGAACTTTCCAAGTCTTTGCTGGAGTTTACTACAAGTTAGGAGCTAGGAAGCATACTTAT
Above is a window of Eucalyptus grandis isolate ANBG69807.140 chromosome 9, ASM1654582v1, whole genome shotgun sequence DNA encoding:
- the LOC104433490 gene encoding GDSL esterase/lipase At3g26430, translated to MEARRSFGGFFAMLVLSSLVGSATLAHASCDFPAIFNFGDSNSDTGGLSAVYGQAPSPHGETYFRQPAGRYSDGRLVVDFIAQSFGLPYLSAYLDAVGSNFSHGANFATSGSTIRPQNTTFRQTGYSPISLDVQFNEFYEFRRRSQVARSRGGVYEKLLPTEEVFSRALYTFDIGQNDLTAGYFLNMSTNEVKAYIPDLLGQFKNVVSHIYGEGGRYFWIHNTGPFGCLPYVMERIPILVSQVDRAGCAAPFNEVARHFNRGLKEVVTQLRKELPLAAITYVDVYAVKYALISKPVKYGFKQPLRACCGHGGKYNFDMHMGCGSKITVGGKEVLVGNSCKDPSVYVNWDGYHYTEAANKQIFDHIVGGSFSDPPVPLNKACHRLPSP
- the LOC104433491 gene encoding GDSL esterase/lipase At3g26430 translates to MEFGWECEVGFASCDFPAIFNFGDSNSDTGGLSAVFGQAPPPHGETHFRRPVGRYSDGRLVVDFIAQSFGLPYLSAYLDAVGSNFSHGANFATAGSTIRPQNTTLHQSGFSPISLDVQFNEFYEFRRRSQVARTRGGVYEKLLPKEEVFSRALYTFDIGQNDLTAGYFLNMSTSEVKAYIPDVLGQFKNIVSYIYGEGGRYFWIHNTGPVGCLPYVMERIPILVSQVDRAGCASPFNEVARHFNRGLKEVVTQLRKELPLAAITYVDVYAVKYALISQPEKYGFKQPLRTCCGFGGKYNFNIHMGCGAKITVRGKEVLVGNSCEDPSVYVNWDGVHYTEAANKQIFDHIVGGSFSDPPVPLNKACQKRPSH